Proteins encoded in a region of the Trypanosoma brucei gambiense DAL972 chromosome 4, complete sequence genome:
- a CDS encoding UDP-Gal or UDP-GlcNAc-dependent glycosyltransferase, putative, translated as MSPLKMRPTQARRRPRTADIAVILLLVMSLLIICCNLHRIHVVSTFLDENQAGVSQPIDEDEYLMFVPSNVAAVWKAQRFLAVLGIPSVDNSERSRRRDLQRQTCWKYSGVATRSNNFSGSLLPLYLLAPHQSNSYLISHSLKEEAARTHDIITLPTNDVSPSTRKKIGENGNWGIEAEVAMSRKTYLWLRFALHMFPNVSYIVKGDDDIFIRVPKYLADLRVMPRHGLYMGRYNYYNRIWRRNQLTYVNGYCITLSRDTAQAIISYKPLERLVNMPFSMWDYFDFLDLGMFYEDVMVGTILREKVVYRNLISVDTKACRFHNAGPGSVRKYISNKSVVIHHVSEEHYNELFNIFPVVGGGDKPSAVRWLYPGSGTLPCFQH; from the coding sequence ATGTCACCGCTGAAGATGCGACCAACACAAGCGAGGAGGAGGCCACGTACAGCAGACATAGCAGTGATACTTCTACTTGTGATGTCACTCTTGATTATCTGCTGCAACTTACATAGAATTCATGTGGTATCTACTTTTTTAGATGAAAATCAGGCTGGAGTTTCACAACCGATAGACGAAGATGAATATTTGATGTTCGTTCCGTCTAACGTTGCTGCCGTGTGGAAGGCACAAAGATTCCTAGCCGTCCTTGGAATTCCTTCTGTGGACAACAGTGAGAGAAGCAGGCGGCGTGACTTGCAGCGACAGACATGCTGGAAGTATAGTGGCGTGGCCACACGATCAAACAACTTTAGTGGGAGCCTCCTGCCATTATATCTTCTCGCACCACATCAGTCAAACAGTTATTTGATTTCACACTCTCTAAAGGAAGAGGCCGCACGTACACATGACATTATTACGCTACCAACAAATGATGTCTCTCCATCCACACGGAAGAAGATTGGTGAGAATGGAAACTGGGGAATTGAGGCTGAGGTTGCGATGAGCCggaaaacatatttgtggcttcggtttgctcTTCACATGTTTCCTAACGTAAGTTACATTGTGAAGGGTGATGATGACATATTTATTCGTGTTCCAAAATACCTTGCGGACCTTCGTGTAATGCCTCGTCATGGTTTGTATATGGGTCGTTACAACTACTATAACCGGATATGGCGGCGTAACCAACTTACATATGTGAACGGATATTGCATTACTCTCTCCAGGGACACTGCACAAGCCATCATTTCGTATAAACCTCTTGAGCGTCTAGTGAACATGCCCTTTTCTATGTGGGACTATTTTGACTTTCTTGATCTTGGCATGTTCTATGAAGATGTGATGGTTGGAACGATACTGAGAGAAAAGGTAGTGTACAGAAACCTAATAAGTGTGGATACGAAAGCGTGCCGGTTTCACAATGCGGGTCCTGGTAGCGTTAGAAAATACATTTCAAATAAATCTGTTGTGATACACCATGTTAGTGAGGAACATTACAATGAGTTGTTCAATATCTTTCCTGTTGTGGGAGGAGGAGATAAACCGTCGGCGGTTCGATGGTTGTATCCCGGTAGCGGCACGCTACCTTGTTTTCAGCATTGA
- a CDS encoding UDP-Gal or UDP-GlcNAc-dependent glycosyltransferase, putative yields MFVPSNVAAVWKAQRFLAVLGIPSVDNSERSRRRDLQRQTCWKYSGVATRSNNFSGSLLPLYLLAPHQSNSYLISHSLKEEAARTHDIITLPTNDVSPSTRKKIGENGNWGIEAEVAMSRKTYLWLRFALHMFPNVSYIVKGDDDIFIRVPKYLADLRVMPRHGLYMGRYNYYNRIWRRNQLTYVNGYCITLSRDTAQAIISYKPLERLVNMPFSMWDYFDFLDLGMFYEDVMVGMILREKVVYRNLISVEMGRCHFHNAGKFGVKKSVRNMSVVIHHIQEADYEMLMDYFPEGVIPPAPSKLMWLNSNWAAMQCEFRLGRKREIPPSFPFWRKRT; encoded by the coding sequence ATGTTCGTTCCGTCTAACGTTGCTGCCGTGTGGAAGGCACAAAGATTCCTAGCCGTCCTTGGAATTCCTTCTGTGGACAACAGTGAGAGAAGCAGGCGGCGTGACTTGCAGCGACAGACATGCTGGAAGTATAGTGGCGTGGCCACACGATCAAACAACTTTAGTGGGAGTCTCCTGCCATTATATCTTCTCGCACCACATCAGTCAAACAGTTATTTGATTTCACACTCTCTAAAGGAAGAGGCCGCACGTACACATGACATTATTACGCTACCAACAAATGATGTCTCTCCATCCACACGGAAGAAGATTGGTGAGAATGGAAACTGGGGAATTGAGGCTGAGGTTGCGATGAGCCggaaaacatatttgtggcttcggtttgctcTTCACATGTTTCCTAACGTAAGTTACATTGTGAAGGGTGATGATGACATATTTATTCGTGTTCCAAAATACCTTGCGGACCTTCGTGTAATGCCTCGTCATGGTTTGTATATGGGTCGTTACAACTACTATAACCGGATATGGCGGCGTAACCAACTTACATATGTGAACGGATATTGCATTACTCTCTCCAGGGACACTGCACAAGCCATCATTTCGTATAAACCTCTTGAGCGTCTAGTGAACATGCCCTTTTCTATGTGGGACTATTTTGACTTTCTTGATCTTGGCATGTTCTATGAAGATGTGATGGTTGGAATGATACTGAGAGAAAAGGTAGTGTACAGAAACCTAATAAGTGTGGAGATGGGTCGTTGTCACTTTCACAATGCGGGCAAGTTTGGTGTGAAGAAGAGCGTTAGGAACATGTCTGTTGTGATACACCACATACAGGAAGCCGATTACGAAATGTTAATGGACTACTTTCCTGAAGGTGTAATACCACCGGCACCCTCAAAGCTAATGTGGTTGAATAGCAATTGGGCGGCGATGCAGTGTGAATTCCGACTTGGacggaaaagagaaatcccaccttcttttcccttttggcgTAAGAGGACCTGA